A single Flavobacterium sp. 1 DNA region contains:
- a CDS encoding DUF2264 domain-containing protein, whose amino-acid sequence MNELKKMLFLASIFSASLFAQQKENTAAIFQIKNPNYSLSPYTGMTKQHWKDAALYLLEGAFSYVHTLDDPMKFPKQPGKSYPQDESKVPTEKLEGLSRTLFIASPLLKENPNLVINKIKVAEYYRHQFSKLIDPNSPSYIVPRAKNGGPSQNLVEYGAIAISMLTNPEVLWKPLSQDQKDALAKSMLSYGDGPTVPSNWKFFNIFVLSFFKDQGYPVNEKLLEEYLQKSLNDYRGDGWYNDNPAYDYYSMWGYQLYGALWSEYFGNKYYPEYASKFRSNFKDLNSNYPLMFSRNGEMIMFGRSISYRIATIAAFPFMGLEKDANVNNGWLRRISSGVLKQFLEHPEFMKDNVPTLGFYGAFEPAVQVYSCRGSVYWMGKAFLGLLLPDDNPFWTAKENEGDWETKFKTDQVYNNFQEGSKILITDYPAIGASEIRAWCHEKKKDDWQGFRSTENYNRLSYNSTFPWQADGANGEVAMNYVFKNEKQEWEPLRLFTFKKFEDGVYYRDAVLETNEQVKMNLADIPLPNGVLRIDKNISTVSVTMRLGHYALPQIGKEITTVTRKIEGKEVTIIDNGKYQLAMIPLLGWDTTEVVTAKGLHPESEASKVIDVAATFNPDNKESNIYATLMLWKKSGEKWNKKDLVPVKSLEQKNGIVIVNLNNGIKKLVDFNKN is encoded by the coding sequence ATGAATGAATTAAAAAAAATGCTGTTTTTAGCCAGTATTTTCAGCGCATCTTTATTTGCACAGCAAAAAGAAAATACTGCAGCTATTTTTCAGATAAAAAATCCTAATTACAGTCTCAGTCCTTATACGGGAATGACAAAACAGCATTGGAAAGATGCCGCACTTTATTTGTTGGAAGGTGCTTTTAGTTATGTCCATACTCTTGATGATCCAATGAAGTTCCCAAAACAGCCGGGAAAAAGTTATCCTCAAGATGAAAGTAAAGTGCCTACAGAGAAATTAGAAGGTTTGAGCAGGACTTTATTTATTGCCTCTCCACTTCTGAAGGAAAATCCTAATTTAGTAATTAATAAAATCAAGGTAGCAGAGTATTACAGGCATCAATTCAGTAAATTAATCGATCCTAATAGTCCTTCTTATATTGTTCCCCGAGCCAAAAATGGAGGCCCGAGCCAGAATTTGGTAGAATATGGAGCTATAGCAATATCGATGCTGACTAATCCTGAGGTGCTTTGGAAACCGCTGTCTCAAGATCAAAAAGATGCATTGGCCAAATCCATGCTGAGTTATGGTGATGGTCCTACGGTACCATCTAATTGGAAGTTTTTTAACATTTTTGTATTGAGTTTTTTCAAAGATCAGGGGTATCCCGTTAATGAAAAATTGTTAGAGGAATATCTGCAAAAATCTTTAAACGATTATAGAGGCGATGGCTGGTACAACGATAATCCAGCCTATGATTATTACAGTATGTGGGGCTATCAATTGTATGGAGCTTTATGGTCCGAATATTTTGGAAATAAATATTATCCGGAATATGCCTCAAAGTTTAGAAGTAATTTTAAAGATCTCAATTCCAATTATCCTTTAATGTTTAGCCGTAACGGAGAGATGATTATGTTTGGGCGCAGTATTAGTTACAGGATTGCCACCATTGCTGCTTTTCCTTTTATGGGATTAGAAAAGGATGCTAATGTTAATAATGGCTGGTTACGAAGAATTTCATCTGGAGTTTTGAAACAATTTTTAGAACACCCGGAATTTATGAAAGACAATGTGCCCACACTTGGTTTTTACGGAGCATTTGAGCCCGCCGTTCAAGTGTATAGCTGCAGGGGAAGCGTATATTGGATGGGAAAAGCTTTTCTGGGACTATTATTGCCAGATGATAATCCTTTTTGGACAGCTAAAGAGAATGAAGGAGACTGGGAAACCAAATTCAAAACAGATCAGGTTTATAATAATTTTCAAGAAGGTTCTAAGATATTAATTACTGATTATCCAGCTATTGGAGCTTCGGAGATAAGAGCGTGGTGCCATGAAAAGAAAAAAGACGATTGGCAAGGATTCCGATCAACAGAAAATTACAACCGCCTGTCTTATAATAGCACTTTTCCTTGGCAGGCAGATGGCGCGAACGGGGAAGTTGCTATGAATTATGTTTTTAAAAATGAAAAACAGGAATGGGAACCTCTGCGATTATTTACGTTCAAAAAGTTTGAAGACGGTGTTTATTACCGTGATGCCGTTTTGGAAACTAATGAACAAGTTAAAATGAATTTGGCAGATATTCCTTTGCCAAACGGAGTTTTAAGAATAGATAAAAACATTAGCACAGTTTCAGTTACTATGCGGTTAGGACATTATGCTTTGCCACAAATTGGCAAAGAAATTACAACGGTAACAAGAAAAATAGAAGGTAAAGAGGTGACTATTATTGATAATGGAAAATACCAATTGGCTATGATTCCGCTTTTAGGCTGGGATACGACAGAAGTGGTTACTGCCAAAGGCCTGCACCCGGAAAGCGAAGCCAGTAAAGTAATTGATGTTGCTGCTACTTTTAATCCAGATAATAAGGAATCTAATATTTATGCAACGCTTATGCTCTGGAAAAAATCTGGTGAGAAATGGAATAAAAAGGACTTAGTCCCTGTAAAAAGTCTCGAACAAAAGAATGGAATTGTTATAGTTAATCTTAATAATGGGATAAAGAAGCTAGTTGATTTTAATAAAAATTAA
- a CDS encoding glycoside hydrolase family 43 protein has translation MRLICSIVLSLVCSFVFSQSNFFNPGKQWKDTNGVHINAHGGGMLFVDGAYYWYGEYKTSGRGGNTSLKGISCYSSKDLYNWKNEGIVLKVEQDHNSEITKGCVMERPKVVFNKKTGKYIMWFHLELKGQGYDAARAAVAISDTPNGPFKFKKSYRPNKGVWPINFDDKFKSASSDESALKSWTPEWREAIKNGMFIRRDFDKGQMSRDMTVYVDDNDKAYLIHASEDNLTLHISELIDDYLDFTEKWTRVAPADHNEAPAVFKKGGVYYMITSGCTGWDPNEARSFKSKSIWGPWESLGNPCIGKDASLTFHSQSTYILSVEGKKDQFIFMADRWKPDNPIDGSYIWLPITITDEKPILKWFDKWSLLDFKEN, from the coding sequence ATGAGATTAATATGTTCGATAGTTTTAAGTTTGGTATGTTCTTTCGTTTTCAGTCAGAGCAATTTTTTCAATCCAGGAAAACAATGGAAAGATACTAATGGTGTGCATATTAATGCCCATGGAGGCGGTATGCTTTTTGTTGACGGAGCATATTATTGGTATGGAGAATATAAGACTTCAGGACGTGGAGGAAATACCTCTTTGAAAGGAATCAGCTGTTATTCTTCAAAAGATTTATACAACTGGAAAAACGAGGGTATTGTTCTAAAGGTTGAACAAGATCATAATTCTGAGATAACAAAAGGATGTGTTATGGAGCGTCCAAAAGTTGTTTTTAATAAAAAAACGGGTAAATATATCATGTGGTTTCATCTAGAACTGAAAGGACAAGGTTATGATGCCGCAAGAGCAGCCGTTGCAATAAGTGACACTCCTAATGGACCTTTTAAATTCAAAAAATCATATCGTCCCAATAAAGGTGTTTGGCCAATTAATTTTGATGATAAATTCAAATCAGCGTCAAGTGATGAGAGTGCATTAAAGTCATGGACTCCAGAATGGCGAGAAGCAATCAAAAACGGTATGTTTATCCGCAGAGATTTCGATAAGGGACAAATGTCTAGAGACATGACTGTTTATGTTGATGATAATGACAAGGCATATCTTATACATGCATCAGAAGATAATTTGACGCTTCATATTTCGGAGCTTATCGATGATTATTTAGATTTTACAGAAAAATGGACAAGAGTTGCCCCTGCAGACCATAATGAAGCACCAGCCGTTTTTAAAAAAGGAGGGGTGTATTATATGATAACTTCTGGATGTACCGGCTGGGATCCTAATGAGGCACGCTCGTTTAAATCTAAATCCATTTGGGGACCATGGGAATCTCTGGGAAATCCATGCATTGGAAAAGATGCTTCGCTGACATTTCATTCGCAAAGCACTTATATTTTATCTGTAGAAGGAAAAAAAGACCAGTTTATTTTTATGGCCGATAGATGGAAACCTGATAATCCTATAGATGGCAGTTATATTTGGTTACCAATAACGATTACAGATGAGAAACCAATTCTGAAATGGTTTGATAAATGGAGTCTATTAGACTTTAAAGAAAATTAA
- a CDS encoding family 16 glycosylhydrolase, with product MRFIGKFLVLGIVLTLIFSFVKHKQRPSEPEDYKLVWTDEFNINGPPNKKNWNYEEGFVRNNENQWYQKENAYCQNGFLVIEAKTESKINPDFVSYNHKDWRKNRDSIKVTSSCLITHGKHSWQYGRFEMKAKIPVAKGMWPAFWTLGVQGNWPANGEIDIMEYYTGKILANAAWKSNTGTTAWDSKTVPLTDFKKDWADEFHIWRMDWDAHSIKLYVDNQLINETNVDETIQNANQKILPFQQPHYLLVNLAVGGINGGDFTAASFPSKYMIDYIRVYQKNKVK from the coding sequence ATGAGATTTATTGGTAAGTTTTTGGTATTAGGAATTGTCCTGACGCTAATTTTTAGTTTTGTCAAGCACAAACAAAGACCTTCAGAACCTGAAGATTATAAGTTAGTCTGGACAGATGAATTTAATATAAATGGCCCTCCAAATAAAAAGAATTGGAATTATGAGGAAGGCTTTGTCAGAAACAATGAAAATCAATGGTATCAAAAGGAAAATGCCTATTGCCAAAACGGATTTCTTGTAATCGAAGCCAAAACAGAAAGCAAAATAAACCCTGATTTTGTTTCTTATAATCATAAAGACTGGCGCAAAAACCGCGATTCCATAAAAGTGACTTCTTCTTGTTTAATAACTCACGGAAAACATTCCTGGCAATATGGCCGATTTGAAATGAAAGCTAAAATTCCTGTAGCTAAAGGAATGTGGCCGGCATTCTGGACATTGGGAGTTCAAGGCAATTGGCCGGCAAACGGCGAGATTGATATTATGGAATATTATACAGGGAAAATATTAGCCAATGCGGCATGGAAATCAAATACAGGAACTACGGCATGGGATAGTAAAACAGTTCCATTAACTGATTTTAAAAAAGACTGGGCTGATGAATTTCATATTTGGAGAATGGATTGGGATGCCCATTCGATTAAGCTGTATGTAGATAATCAATTGATAAATGAGACTAATGTTGATGAAACAATTCAAAATGCAAATCAAAAAATACTTCCATTTCAGCAGCCTCATTATTTATTAGTAAATCTGGCGGTAGGGGGAATTAATGGAGGAGATTTTACAGCGGCTAGTTTTCCATCAAAATACATGATAGATTATATCAGGGTTTATCAAAAAAATAAAGTAAAATGA